From the Ipomoea triloba cultivar NCNSP0323 chromosome 8, ASM357664v1 genome, the window CTCGGATcccaatatatacacacacagaatatatatatataaataaattttttcatttttctcttcagtgtgtatatatttacaaaaaaggGGTTTGATTTCTGTGGTCCTAGCATCCAAAAcccactttttcttttttgtgctTTCCTTGCAAACCCACCCTTTTGCTCTATTTCTTGTGATTTTTGAGGCGAGGAAATGCAAGAAGAAGGGGTGGGGTTGATGAGTTCtggtggcggcggcggagggTTGGGTTTGGGGGATATTTCTTCGTCGATGGCGGCGGCGTGCGGCGAGCAGCAGCGGCGGTTGAAGGCGGAGATGGCGACACACCCGCTTTACGAGCAGTTGTTGGCGGCCCACGTGGCATGCCTCCGTGTGGCCACGCCGATTGATCAGCTCCCCCTTATTGATGCTCAGCTCTCTCACTCTCATCATCTCTTGCGCTCTTACGCTTCTAATCACTCGCCCTCTCTCTCCCCCCATGAAAGACAAGAGCTTGACAACTTCTTGGTATGTATCTTCTCCTTCTCtccttctttaatttttcatatcaaataaaaaacttatATTGTTTAAAAGTGTGCACTAAATAaattactatttaatttttcatataaaataaaaaattctgaGTCATTATTCGAGGGTGTGCACGGAATAAACAAGGCTTTTTGTGATCTTAGTCAGAAAAGATCAGATAAATCAGTCTAAGTCATTCATAGTTGACCAATTCAAATTAAGATACTGGAATTCAAACTCCTGACCTTATTGTTACAAGTTTCTATCTGAGTCATCACCGCAACCttttattcattcattaatttttgtttatttgggTCTACTTTTATAGTGGTtttcaatgaaattgaaatattgaTGACATGAAACAGGCACAGTACTTGTTAGTTTTATGTTCATTTAAAGAGCAGCTTCAGCAACATGTCAGAGTCCATGCTGTAGAAGCAGTGATGGCCTGCCGTGAAATTGAGCAGAACTTGCAAGCTCTGACTGGTAAataactaattattattattaattttgtttttgttttttgcatttttggtgaaacaaattattatgtcAAGTACAAGGATCCTTTTGGTTGAGGCTTTGATGCTACTTTTCAACATTATGATGCATCATAGCTGAGTTCCAAGGAACTCATCATCATTTCATGCTTCCTCTTTCACCACTGGGCTaccattttcttgattttctacTTTTAATTTAGGGAAATTGGCACTTTTCGTCGTCACTAAGTTATAagttaattgtagaattcgtccataAGTGTTGaccatactcacttttcgttcctaagttatcatttaccttgcactttttgtccctttattaataaaacattagggatagaatttacaattttagtataacttagggacgaactCACGAAAATGAGCAcgaaaggacgaaaagtgcaacgccaatgataatttagaaacaaaaagtgAGCATAACCAATATTCAGGGAAGAATTCTACAATTACActataacttagagacgaaaagtgcaatttttctttttaaataaatacttttagatatatatacaatgatAGGTGATGAGTGCACTATAATCAAGAATTGAAGGAAATATCTAATCTGGGTTGGGGTTTTCTTGACTTTGCTGCTTTGTTTTGGTGTTTacttttctcattttatttattattatttatttttatttattatgggtTTGTTAGAAGGGAGGAGGATAAGAAAAGCAATTTGGGGCTGTGGTTTGTGCCACCATACAGAAGATAGAGGGTGGGTGGGTGTAGAGGGGCCCACCTgggaaatgaaattgtagtttaTTTGTAGTTAGGAGAAGAGTTTTTATTTGTTGGTTGGATGATGGAAGATTGGAATAAGCATTTAAAAGTACAACAAACCAACAACACTAACAACTGGTGATTGGTGTGGTGAGCAATTCAACCTACTTTGGATtcaaaatacacacacatatatacatagttTCTAGAATTTCTATTCTAGTTTGGTGTCTATATATGTTAATCACAACCCACATTACTTATCTtccatgaaattgcaattcattttcCACCTAATTTCCCCCTTCCAACCAAATGCCCTGTAAGCTCttcaaaaagaataaataaacaaaatactATAGTTAATTACCATATGAAGAAGCATTAAACCAGCTCTTTCTGTTATTTATGCACAGTACACAATTATTTTTTCTCACACCTTAGCCCGACAAGATAATGGAGCCCACCCACCATACCacgcaattgttataccatgatcTGGGTTcatcttgcattgtagacccgggtccaaaaattatgtgtcatAGTTAACTACAAGTACGTAATATGTCAAATAAATCAACTGTAGGCACAtaatctgaaaattattttggaccagggtccataaTGCAAGGTTgaccctgatccatggtataaatTTGTCCCATACCACATTGGCTGCAAATGTACGATGCAACTCTAACCCTGCAATTGTTAGGGTTCAATCATGTGCCATTGCACATAATTTATCACTCAGGAACTAACTGAGCTATCCGTGTGTGCCAgtacataattattttttaataaaaagtttATCATCAATAATTGTCAAAACATTTTTATATTCatccaaattaaagaaaatgaatatatattgtgATTGTTAGGGTAACCATCCAAAATAAGATGAAAACCTAATGGGGTTTGTTGTAAGAAGTATATATGAGGTAGAAGTGTGTGAAACATGCATATATGATTTCTTCTGTAATTTGATAATGATAgctagcatatatatatgtatatgttgtgttgcAGGAGCAAGTCTTGGTGAAGGAACAGGTGCAACAATgtcagatgatgaagatgagcTAGCACTGCAGATGGATTTCTCTTTGGATCAATCTGCAGGAGGTGATGGGGGGCATGACTTGATGGGATTTGGTCCATTGCTCCCCACTGAATCTGAAAGGTCTCTAATGGAGAGGGTTCGACAGGAACTCAAGATTGAGTTAAAACAGGTATGTAATTCCATCAACTTTACCTTCCTACTTCAATTCATGctcattttttaattgttaCTACAAAAATATTCAGGACAATCAAACGTTTACCACTATACCAAAAACTATAACTAGTAGCGAAGACACACCTTTATCTCCCCATATATGTCACATTTTCAATATGTAAGGTACTGaacttggcaaattatactatggaccagggtctaccttgcattgtagacgaccctggtccaaaaataacattaagattatgtatctgtagttgacacattctgtacctatAGTTTAAAGTTTATGTacctgtagctatcatattatgtgtcagtaatagttatttgtttacatatacAGAAACTGTTAACTGTACTGTAGATACAGAATGTATTTTATAtcaggattcacaatgcaatatgaactcttgtctatggtataacaattgactgAACTTGCCCGGCCCGGCCCTTCGGGAGCCTCGGCCTAACGATATCTCCTAGTCACTTATTGTTGGACTACTCGGGCCGAACTCCGCCTAACAATTCAAGAATCTTagctttataatatatatgtggttGTGCATGCAGGGATTCAGATCAAGAATTGAAGATGTGAGGGAGGAGATATTAAGAAAGAGAAGGGCAGGGAAATTGCCCGGTGACACTACCACTGTTCTCAAGAACTGGTGGCAGCAACACTCCAAGTGGCCATATCCAACTGTAAGTCACATATACACTATACGTTGGACCAAcaataatctaattaaattaCAAGGCTATAGGCACATAACTGCTTTTCAAAAAGACcatttatatttgaaataataGGGTTACACATAACAATTtttgggatatatatatatatatatatatatatatatatgcaggaaGATGACAAGGCAAAGCTAGTGGAGGAGACAGGGTTGCAGCTGAAGCAAATAAACAACTGGTTCATCAACCAAAGGAAGCGCAACTGGCACAGCAATTCCCAGTCAGTCACATCTCTCAAGTCCAAGCGCaagagataataataataataataacatccATTTCATTTCTTCCCATCCAAACCAAACCATAGATTGATTCATAatatagatgatgatgatgatgatattgatGATCTTAAATTAGATAGCAGCGCAGCTTAGCTTGCAAGCCTGATATGTGGATATATAGTCTTCGATTCTGGCATGGAAACCACTATATTAATTGGATAACGTACTTTACTACTCATCAAGATTAGGTAAGAATTGAAGCAATGTgtactttaattttgtatgtgGTGCTTAGTAGAATAGAATGGGTTTGATTGATTTCTCTATGGACACTCAACTCTAGCTAACACCACTCTTCTCAGAGCTTTCCCTCTTACCATATGCCAAATCATTATATTCTATTTTGTGGTAAGAGGGAGGAATTGAATATACTATACACTGATCCAGTAAATGTAATCACTTTATACTGCTAACTTTGTGCTTTTTGGAGTTGTggtatacaaatatatgtgaaattgggTAACCTGTTGTATTGTAACTCTTTccagatttttatttttccatttttcagttttcaatttATATTCGTTTCCCTCCCATTCCCATATGCATTTATTATgaaatctttaattttcttctcccaaatggCTGAATCTCCATCACACCTCGGCCCGACAGAACATTTCGGTggatgtaaatcacggtaactcaaTATAATGATTCAGCAGACATAGCCGAATGTCGGATGTGATATTCTAAATCTCAATTCCATTGGTAACATTGTATACCTTGAGCCAAATACCTAATTTGGACCTACAATTTATCTCATCACCTCATGTGATATGAGATGAACTTTTAATAAACTTAGGAATAAAAGTGAAATAGAACATCAAACTATATACGAAATTGTAATTGGACtatcaaactcaaaaaaaaataaaattgtaattagatcTTTGAATAAttcaaaatcatccaaaaatgaTATGTTTACCCGGTATTTGCTGACGTGGTGATtaccttattaaaaaaattaattttaaaattaattttaataattttaaataaataattttgttaaaaaaaaccACCCCTACCTTCGGGCAAATGATACTATGGACCATGCTATACGAAGAGAgcttctttttaaatttattcggaaaattatactatggaccatgcaTGGAGACAAAGGAGCGGATGTGggtgagtttttgttttttgtttttttttgtttttgttttttttttaaaattttattttatttaaaattattaaaataaatgtttaaaaaattaatttttttaatatgatgatAACCATTGTAAATACTGGGTAAATAAGTTATTTTAGAttcaattgcatgattttgCGCTATTCAGtgacttaattataatttttttttaaagttagatGACACATTTGTAATTTCATGTGTAGTTTGAtgatttatttgacccttattccataAATTTATTCAAAAAGTTAAACCATTTTGTACACTTAAAACATCTGATCTCCTCATCCACAGTAACCCATGATACATATTTAGGTAATTAGGTTAGATTATTACTTTTAATCACTTATGATGTTTAAAGAATAAGTGCAAAATCTGcacttagattttgatgattcAGTAAACACAAAATTGGAATTTGTAtgtatttaacaaaaaaaaaaaagaaaaaggggttATAACAAGTGTTAATAAAATGCGAGTAAAATCGTTGTGTAGTTCTCTGATCCTTTAGAAGCATTCTACTAAAGGGTTTCCAAAAGTTTAAGAAGTGTAGGTTCTTCGTTGAAGGTCTCAATTTGGGCTCAAACAACTTGATCTTAATAAGAAAATGTCAAACTTCAAAATGAATGTCAAGAAAGAATTCTAAAGAGCTTCAATGTGTGTACTTCGGAATGAAATGAAGTCTCTATTTATAGCACTATTGCAAAAATTGGTCGCCTCGGCGCTAGACACCCCTAagccgaggcgaattgctcactaggcggccggccgcctagcgcctaactaggccgactaggccgagttgGCGACCGACTCGcccaactcgacagagttagTCGAGTTAACTCGAACGAGTCGaccttattcattttttaattatatttatatatatctaaatttatttatttatataaataagagaagtaatatatatatatatatatatatatatatatatatatatatatatatatatatatatatatatatatatatcatgcacCCACACATGCaccaatttttttgtttttataggtcgccgcctaggcgctagccGCTAGTCTACT encodes:
- the LOC116027722 gene encoding homeobox protein HD1 translates to MQEEGVGLMSSGGGGGGLGLGDISSSMAAACGEQQRRLKAEMATHPLYEQLLAAHVACLRVATPIDQLPLIDAQLSHSHHLLRSYASNHSPSLSPHERQELDNFLAQYLLVLCSFKEQLQQHVRVHAVEAVMACREIEQNLQALTGASLGEGTGATMSDDEDELALQMDFSLDQSAGGDGGHDLMGFGPLLPTESERSLMERVRQELKIELKQGFRSRIEDVREEILRKRRAGKLPGDTTTVLKNWWQQHSKWPYPTEDDKAKLVEETGLQLKQINNWFINQRKRNWHSNSQSVTSLKSKRKR